One Dioscorea cayenensis subsp. rotundata cultivar TDr96_F1 chromosome 15, TDr96_F1_v2_PseudoChromosome.rev07_lg8_w22 25.fasta, whole genome shotgun sequence genomic region harbors:
- the LOC120277779 gene encoding uncharacterized mitochondrial protein AtMg00810-like, with the protein MAIVLVYVDNLILTGDLTEKIQHTKDNLSIRSQMKELEELKHFLRLEVEKTKEDMFLCQQKYAKNLLETWNAGMQATVYTNDTKHQASYWRMETTGRFTDVSTTASCYMQIPKKPHLEVVRRILRYLKGTVDYGILYRKGEGCQVTRYCDADYTGDCDTRRLTACYFFNLGSGAVSWCSKRQPIVSLSTTETKYKAAAMTA; encoded by the exons ATGGCCATAGTCCTAGTGTACGTTGATAACCTCATCTTAACCGGAGATCTCACTGAAAAAATCCAACACACGAAGGACAATCTTTCAATCCGGTCCCAAATGAAGGAGCTTGAAGAATTGAAGCATTTCCTAAGGCTTGAAGTTGAGAAGACAAAGGAAGATATGTTCCTTTGTCAACAAAAGTATGCAAAGAATCTATTAGAGACATGGAATGCTGGAATGCAAGCTACTGTCTACACCAATGACACCAAACATCAAGCTTCGTACTGGAGAATGGAAACAACTGGAAGATTCACGGATGTATCAACAACTG CAAGTTGCTACATGCAAATTCCCAAGAAGCCACACTTGGAAGTAGTTCGACGGATACTTCGATACCTAAAAGGAACTGTAGATTACGGTATTCTATATCGTAAAGGTGAAGGATGCCAAGTAACTAGATATTGTGACGCAGATTACACTGGAGATTGTGACACAAGACGGTTAACGGCATGTTACTTCTTCAACTTAGGATCAGGAGCAGTGTCATGGTGTAGCAAGAGGCAACCTATTGTATCTCTCTCCACAacagaaacaaaatataaagcGGCAGCTATGACAGCATAA